The following proteins are co-located in the Bubalus bubalis isolate 160015118507 breed Murrah chromosome 23, NDDB_SH_1, whole genome shotgun sequence genome:
- the NPS gene encoding neuropeptide S produces MISSLKFNLILFLLISTMHMFWCHPISSSKVSGKSDYFVILLNSCPTRMDRREGLDFLKPILEKTLMKRSFRNGVGTGMKKTSFRRAKS; encoded by the exons ATGATTAG TTCATTAAAATTCAATCTTATTCTATTTCTGTTGATTTCTACAATGCATATGTTTTGGTGTCATCCAATTTCATCTTCTAAG GTGTCTGGAAAATCTGATTACTTTGTCATTCTGCTGAACAGCTGCCCAACCAGGATGGACAGGAGAGAGGGACTAGATTTTCTAAAGCCAATTTTGGAGAAGACACTTATGAAAAGGTCCTTTCGAAATGGCGTCGGCACAGGGATGAAAAAAACTTCCTTTCGAAGAGCAAAATCATGA